In the Streptomyces spororaveus genome, CCGTTGGTGCCCGGCATCAGCAGGCCCTTCTCGACCACCTCGTAGACCGCCTCGACGGCGGCGAGCGCGGCCGGGTTGCCCTCGAAGGCGTTCGGCTCCAGGTTGTCGATCGCCTTCATGGCCTCCAGACCGCCCTTCTTGGCGATCAGGTCCATGATGACGACGTTGATGTAGTACGGGAACTTGCCCTGGTGGGCGAGGCCGCCGATGCCGGCTTCCTTGGCCTGGGTGCAGACGGCCAGGAACTCGTCCCAGGTCTTCGGCGGCGTCCAGCCCTTGTCCTTGAAGAGCTTGCCGGAATACCAGAAGCCGAACACCGCGTAGACGTACTTCAGCACGACGAACTTGCCGCCCTGCAGGCCCTGTTCGTAGGCGCCTTCGACCAGGGTGTCGCGCACCTTCTTGCTCGGGTCGTCGAGGGAGGGCGCGTCGAGCACGGCGGTGAGGTCGGCGAGCTGGTCGCCCTTGGCGAGCACGTCCAGCTTGATCTGCTGGGCGCCGGAGTCGTCGACGACGTCCGGCGGGTTGCCGCCGTTGAAGCGCGGCTGGAGCTTGGCGGTGATCTCCTGGGTGCCCAGGTGGGAGCTGGTGGTGCCCCACTTCTTGTCGAACGCGGCCTCCCAGGCCTTCGCGTAGTCGTCGCCGAACCCGCCCTTGAAGACGACGACGTCCAGCTTGCCGCCCTTCCCGACGCCGAACGGGTTCTCCTTGGTCACCGGCGCTTTGGCCGGCCCCTTCGTGGAGTTCTCCTCACCGCCGGAGGCGCAGGCGGACAGGAAGCTCATCGTCGGCACCGTGATCAGTCCGAGTGCTGCTGAGCGCTTGATCAGGTCGCGGCGTCCGAGGCCCTCACCGGTGGATCCCATGCTCATGTCCTCGCCTTCGTCAGAAGTGTGAAGGAGGCCGGAGATTCACGGTGGTTGCCGTGCATGCGGACATCACCACAGGTCCCCGCCCGTCCCCCGGCCCGGAGCCACTCGTCTCGCGGTGATCCGGACGGGCACAGGTATAGTCCACTCCCGCTCGTGTGAGCAAGATCATGCACATTTATGGCCACCAGTTTTTCCGAGTTGAGACCTGTCCGTCACATGGACACGCCGCCGGACAAGCGGAAGGGCCGTACCCCCTTGACGGGGATACGGCCCTTTGGTGCCGAGCGGCGATGCCTGGATCAGCCGCGGATGAGGTTCCGGAGCACGAACTGCATGATGCCGCCGTTGCGGTAGTAGTCCGCCTCACCCGGCGTGTCGATGCGGACGACCGCGTCGAACTCCACGCCGGTGTCGGTGGTGACCTTGACCGTGCGCGGGGTGGTGCCGTTGTTCAGCTCCTCCACGCCGGTGAAGGAGAAGGTCTCCTCGCCGGTCAGACCCAGGGAGGCCGCGGTGGCACCCTCCGGGAACTGCAGCGGCAGGACGCCCATGCCGATCAGGTTGGAGCGGTGGATGCGCTCGTAGGACTCGGCGATGACGGCCTTGACGCCGAGCAGCGCGGTGCCCTTGGCGGCCCAGTCGCGGGACGAGCCGGAGCCGTACTCCTTGCCCGCCAGGATCACCAGCGGGATGCCGGCGGCCTGGTAGTTCTGCGAGGCGTCGTAGATGAAGGAGACCGGCGCGCCCTCGACCGTGAAGTCGCGGGTGAAGCCGCCCTCGGTGCCCGGCGCGATCTGGTTGCGCAGGCGGATGTTGGCGAACGTGCCGCGGATCATGACCTCGTGGTTGCCGCGGCGGGAACCGTACGAGTTGAAGTCGCGGCGCTCGACGCCGTGCTCGGTGAGGTACTTGCCGGCCGGGGTGTCGGCCTTGATCGCACCGGCCGGGGAGATGTGGTCGGTGGTGACCGAGTCGCCCAGCTTCGCCAGCACGCGCGCGCCGGCGATGTCGGAGACCGGGGTGGTCTCCATCGTCATGCCCTCGAAGTAAGGGGGCTTGCGGACGTAGGTCGACTGCGGGTCCCACTCGAAGGTGTTGCCCGTCGGGATCGACAGCGCCTGCCACTGGGCGTCGCCCGCGAAGACGTCCTGGTAGGACTTGCTGAACATGTCCTCGCCGATGGCGTTCGCCACGACGTCGTTGACCTCGGCCTCGGACGGCCAGATGTCCTGGAGGAAGACCGGCTTGCCCTCGGTGTCGGTGCCGATGGCGTCCTTGGTGATGTCCACCTTCATGGAGCCCGCGATGGCGTAAGCGACGACCAGCGGCGGGGAGGCCAGGTAGTTCATCTTGACGTCGGGGTTGATGCGGCCCTCGAAGTTGCGGTTGCCCGAGAGGACCGAGGTGACCGCGAGGTCGTGCTCGTTGATCGCCTTCGAGATCTCCTCGTCCAGCGGACCGGAGTTGCCGATGCAGGTGGTGCAGCCGTACCCGACGAGGTTGAAGCCCATCTTGTCGAGGTACGGGGTCAGGCCGGCCTTGTCGAAGTAGTCGGTGACGACCTTCGAGCCCGGGGCGAGGGTGGTCTTGACCCACGGCTTGCGGGACAGGCCCTTCTCGACCGCCTTCTTGGCCACGAGCGCCGCGGCGACCATGACGTAGGGGTTCGAGGTGTTGGTGCAGGAGGTGATCGCGGCGACGGTGACGGCGCCGTGGTCGATCTCGAAGGAGGTGCCGTCGGCCAGGGTGACCTGGGTCGGGCGGCTCGGCACGCCGTTGGTGGCGGCCGGGGCGTCGGAGGCCGGGAAGGACTCCTTGCCCGCCTCGTCGTCGTCCTCGACGTAGTTGCGCACGTCCTGCGCGAACTGCTGGGCGGCGTTGGCGAGGATGATGCGGTCCTGCGGGCGCTTCGGGCCGGCGATGGAGGGGACGACCGTGGAGAGGTCGAGCTCCAGCTTCTCGGAGAAGTCCGGCTCGGCGGCCGGGTCCAGCCACAGGCCCTGCTCCTTGGCGTACGCCTCGACGAGCGCGACCTGCTGGGCGTCGCGGCCGGTCAGGCGCAGGTACTTCAGGGTCTCGTCGTCGATCGGGAAGATCGCGGCGGTGGAGCCGAACTCCGGCGACATGTTGCCGATGGTGGCGCGGTTCGCGAGGGAGGTCGCGGCGACGCCCTCACCGTAGAACTCGACGAACTTGCCGACGACGCCGTGCTTGCGCAGCATCTCGGTGATGGTCAGCACGAGGTCGGTGGCGGTGGTGCCGGTCGGCAGCTCGCCCGTCAGCTTGAAGCCCACGACGCGCGGGATCAGCATGGAGACCGGCTGGCCGAGCATCGCGGCCTCGGCCTCGATGCCGCCGACGCCCCAGCCCAGCACGCCCAGGCCGTTGACCATGGTGGTGTGCGAGTCGGTGCCGACGAGGGTGTCGGGGTACGCCTGGCCGTTGCGCACCATGACCGTGCGGGCCAGGTGCTCGATGTTGACCTGGTGGACGATGCCGGTGCCCGGGGGGACGACCTTGAAGTCGTCGAAGGCGGTCTGGCCCCAGCGCAGGAACTGGTAGCGCTCCTTGTTGCGGCCGTACTCCAGCTCGACGTTCTGCGCGAAGGCGTCCTTCGTGCCGAACTTGTCGGCGATGACCGAGTGGTCGATGACCATCTCGGCGGGCGAGAGCGGGTTGATCTTCGCCGGGTCGCCGCCGAGGGCCTTCACGGCCTCGCGCATGGTGGCGAGGTCCACGACGCAGGGCACGCCGGTGAAGTCCTGCATGATCACGCGGGCCGGCGTGAACTGGATCTCCTCGCTGGGCTGGGCCTGCGAGTCCCAGTTACCGAGCGACCGGATGTGGTCGGCGGTGATGTTCGCGCCGTCCTCGGTGCGAAGCAGGTTCTCCAGCAGGACCTTCAGGCTGTAGGGAAGGCGGGCGGAGCCCTCGACCTTGTCCAGCTTGAAGATCTCGTACGACTCGTCGCCCACCTGCAGCGTGCTGCGGGCGTCGAAGCTGTTCGCCGACACGACAGTCTCCTTCATGCATGAATTCGCGCGTATTACCGCAATCCTGCCGCCACGCCCCTTGGCCAATCCGCTAAGGTAGGGCTAAGTTAGGTAACCCTTACCAGCGGGGGCGGCTGCGGTACGCCTTCGGCAGATATCTCGATGTCGAGATAACTCTAGTACATGTCCGGGGGGAGGGACGAGGCGCGCACCCGCAGTCCCGCCGGGACCGTCAGCTGACCAGGCGGTTCCGCATGCCCGGATTCGATCAGGTTGACCAGGACAGACACCGCCGAAGCGGCGATCCGTTCCGGATTCAGGGTGACGGTGGTCACGGCGGGTTCGGTCGCGGCGTACGCCGGATCCTCGCTGGCACAGACCAGCAGCAGCCCGCCGGGCCCCGGGCCGCCGGGTGTGCCGGGTATACGGAAACCGTGGCGCGCGGCGGCGGCCAGCACCTGCCGGCCTCCCGGGTCGTACACGCAGTACACGGCGTCGGGGCGGTCCGGCCCGGCGAAGGCGGGGTCGAAGGCGTGCCCCGCCGTGTCGTCCGGGTCGAACGGGACCAGGAGCGGAGCCAGGCCGCGCTCGGCGCACCACTGTTCGTAGGCGCGGGTGACGGCCCCGGTGTAGAACTCCCGGCCGTAGCCCGAGTGCAGCGCGATCCGCCGGGCCCCGGACGCGGCGAGGTGGTCGAGCACCTCCCGGGTGGTGGCGGTGTGGTCGTTGTCCACCCACACGTCCCCCGGCCAGGGGTCGGGCGGCCGCCCGTCGAAGACGACCGGCAGACCCCGCGCCCGCAGCGCCCGCAGCACCGGGTCGCCGGCCGGGGTGTCGAGGAGCAGCATCCCGTCCACGGCGAGGGTGTGCCACAGCGGCTCGGCGCCCCGGTCGGCGGGCAGGGTGGTCAGGGCGTACCCGCGCGCGTGCGCGGCCGAGGTCGCGGCGGTGATCAGGCGGGAGAAGTAGGCGATCCCCACGAAGTCCCAGGCGTCCCCCGCGTACGTGGTCACCGCGACGCCGAGGCTGCGGGTGCGCGGGCCGCGGCGGGCCCCGTAGCCGAGCGCGCCCGCCACCTCGCGGACCCGGCGCCGGGTGGACGCGCCGAGGCGGCCGGTGCCGTTGAGCGCGTGCGAGACCGTCGCGGTGGAGACCTCGGCTGCGCGCGCGATGTCGGCGAGGGTCGGTCCCGGCGCGGGTGGGTGCTCTGGCACGCGGCCATCGTACGGATTTCGTCGGTGGGGGCGGCTTCTGGTTAAGCGGTTAATCAAACAGTGTCCTGGCCACACCAACGTTTGGAGTGGCCATGACCTCTTCTTCGCACCTTTCCCGCCGGGGACTCCTCGCGGCCGCCGGGATCACCGGGGTCGCCGGGGCGGCCGGTCTGCTGGGAGCCGCTCCGGCCTCGGCCTCCCCGGCGCCCTCGGCCTCTTCCTCCACCGCGCGCGGTTCGGCGGCCCTGGTCGTCCACAACGCCTCGGTGTTCACCGGGACCGGCGGCCGGGCGCACGTCGAGGCGGTCGCGGTCGGCCGGGACGGCAGGATCCTGGCCACGGGGACGAACGCGGCACTGCGCCGGCACGTGGGCCGGGACACCGAGGTCGTCGACGCACGCGGCAACACCGTCATGAGCGGCATCCACGACGGCCACGTCCACCCGCTCGGCGCGGGCGAGCGCTCGCTGTCCCCCTCGCTGGAGGGCGCGGAGACCACCCTGGCCGAGCTCCAGGAGATCCTGACCGGCTTCCTCGCCGACACGGGCGGCGCGGGCGCGGAGCCCGACCGCTGGCTGGTGGTCGAGGACTGGAACCCGGTCGGGCTGCTCCCCACGGGCACCAACCCGCACCACACGATGCTGGACGCGCTCCCGACCCGGCGGCCGATCGCCCTCGTCGGCGGCGACGGGCACAACCTGTGGGCCAACCAGCGGGCCCTGGACATCGCCGGGATCACGGCGGCCACGCCCGACCCGGTCGGCGGCAAGGTGGTCAAGGGCGCGGACGGGCGGCCCACGGGCGTCCTCAAGGACGACGCCCAGGGCCTGGTGCGGCGGCACGTACCGGAGCCCACCCGGGCCGACCTGGTCGCGGCCTGCGCCAAGGTGCTGGAGCTGGCGGCCGCCTCCGGCGTCACGACGATGATGGACGCACTGGTGGGACGGCACGAACTGGAGCTGTACCAGGCGCTGTCGGCGGCGGGGAAGCTGCCGCAGCGGATCGTCCCCGCGATCCGGCTGGAGGCGGAGCAGACGAAGGACCCGGCGGGCTCGCTGGCGTACGCGCGGGGCCTGCGGCGGGAGTTCTCGGGCGTGCGGGGGCTGCGGTTCGGGATGGTCAAGGTGTTCCTGGACGGGGTCATCGAGTACCCGGCGCAGACCGCCGCGCTGCTGAAGCCCTACCTCGACGGGCAGGGCAGGCCCACCGGCAACCGGGGTGAGCTGTACACCTCGGCGGCGGACTACGGGCGGCTCAGCGCCGCCTTCAACCGGGCGGGCTGGCAGATGCACGCCCACGGGCTCGGCGACCGGGCGGTACGCACCGCTCTGGACGGGTACGCGTACGCCAAGCGGGTGACGGGCCTGCGGGACGCCCGCAACGCCGTGGCGCACCTGCAGCTCGTGGACCCGGCGGACCTGCGGCGCTTCGCCCAGCTGGGGGTCACGGCGTGCATGCAGCTCCAGTGGGCGGCGAAGGACACCTGGACGATGGAGGCGCTGCTGCCCTACATCGGACCCGAGCGGCACCGGTGGATGTACCCGGCGCGGAGCCTGGAGAAGGCGGGGGCGCGGCTGTCGGGCGGCTCCGACTGGCCGGTGGACGCCCTTCAGGTGTGGAACCAGCTGCGGACGGCGATCGACCGCCAGGGCGCCTTCGGCGCGGGCCCGCTGTACCGCGAACTGGAGGGCCTCGGCCGGGAGGCGGTGCTGCGGATGCACACGTCGGGGACGGCGTGGCAGCTGCGCCAGGAGGAGCTGACGGGCACGGTGGAGCCGGGCAGGGCGGCGGACCTGGTGGTGCTGGACCGGGACGTGACGCGCTGCGCGGTGGCCGACATCAGCGGGACGGGGGTACGGATGACCCTGGTCGGCGGGCGCGTGGTGCACGACGCGGATTCGGCGTCAGGGAAGGCGGCCTCGGCGCGGGTGGCGGGCGCCGCTTCGGGCCCGCGCCCGGCCTCGTACGCGACGGTGCACGCCGGGGGGCGCCACCACACCTGCAAGCACTGAGCGGGACGCCGCCGGACGCGGCCGGCGGCGGGCACGGCCGGCGGCGCCGGGCTCAGCCCTCTGCGAGGCCGTGCCGGGCGGCCCACGCGTTGAGGGCGGCGGCGATCTCCTCGGGCCGGTCCTCGGGGCAGAGGTGCGCGGCCCGGCCGCAGTACTCGGTCTCCAGCGCCGAGACGTTCTCCTCGCACCAGGCGACCGTCTCGGGGCCGGTCATCAGGGCCGGCGAGCCGTCGAAGGTGAGCAGCAGCTTCGGCACCTCCGGGCTGTCGGCCAGCCAGGCGTCGTACTCCTCGACGACGGCGTGCACATCGGCCGGAGCGCCGTCGATCGGCAGCGAGCGGGCCCAGCGCAGCAGGGGCAGCCGGCTCTCGCGGGTCGGGTAGGGGGCCGCGTAGACGGCGTGGTCCGCCTCGGGCATCGGGCGCAGCACCGTCTGCCCGATGCTGTCCTCGATGAAGATGTTCCGGTCCAGGACCATCTCCTCCCCCACGCCCGGGGTGCGGATCGCCTCGAACCGGGCCCGCGCGGCGGGCGGGTACTGCGCCCAGGTCAGCGGCCGCACGATCGTCTCCATGAAGGCGATGCCGCGGACCCGCCCGGGGTGGCGGGCGGCGCGGTCGAAGGCGAGCGCGCCGCCCCAGTCCTGACCCACCAGCACCACCTCGTCGAGCCCGAGGGCGTCGAACCACGCGTCCAGGTAGCGGGCGTGGTCCTCGAAGCGGTACGCACCGCCCGGCTTTCCGGAGCGGCCCATCCCGATGAGGTCCGGGGCCAGGACGCGGACCCCGCCCCCGATCCGGGGCAGGACGCCCCGCCAGAGGTGGGAGGAGGTCGGGTTGCCGTGCAGGAACACGAAGGGGACACCGCCGGTCCGGGCGCGGGCGTCACCCCGGTCCTCGTAGTACATCGTCGAGTCGAGTACGTCGATCGTGGGCATGGGAGGCCCCTTCCGGCAATCGTTGGCCTGACTAACGTTGGCGGCACGAACGAAGTTATATCGTTAGTGCCACTAACGCAATGGGTAACATCGCCCCATGACCACGGAAGAGAACGGCCCCCTCGTCCCCGCACGACTGCGCGAACTGCCCAGCCGGCTGCTGGGGCAGGCCTCCACCCACGCGCAGCGGCTCGTGTCCGAGGGGCTGAGCGGGGCGGATGCCCGCACCTGGCACTACGCGGCCCTGGTCGCCCTGGAGGAGTCCGGACCGGCGAGCCAGGCCACCCTCAGCGCCCGCACCGGCATCCACCGCAGCGACCTGGTCGCCGTCATCAACGAACTCGCCGCACGCGAGCTGGTGGAGCGGACCCCCGACCCCGAGGACCGCAGGCGCAACGTCGTCACCCTCACGCCGCCCGGCCGGCGGCAACTGCGCAAACTGGAACAGATCCTCACCGCGGTCCAGGACGAACTGCTGGCCCCGCTGACCGCCCAGGAGCGGGAGCAGCTCACCCGCCTGCTGGGCCGGATCGTCGACCATCACGCGTACGGGGACCCGGTCATGAGGCCCGATGGTCGGTAACATTCACTCAATTCACCCATTTGTCCCACCCGACGCGGGAGTCATCTCATATCTGAGATAGCGTGCCCCCATGGCAGACGACTACCTCGTACGCATCGGCAAGCTCATCCGTGACGCCCGGCAGCACCGGGGCTGGACACAGAGTCAGCTCGCCGACGCCCTCGGCACCAGCCAGAGCGCAGTGAACCGGATCGAGCGCGGCAACCAGAACATCAGCCTTGAGATGATCGCCCGAATCGGTGAAGCGCTCGACAGCGAGATCGTCTCCCTGGGCTACGCCGGCCCGATGCACCTGCGCGTGGTCGGCGGCCGCCGCCTCTCCGGCGCCATCGACGTCAAGACCAGCAAGAACGCCTGTGTCGCCCTGCTCTGCGCCTCGTTGCTCAACAAGGGCCGTACGGTGCTGCGGCGGGTGGCCCGCATCGAAGAGGTCTACCGCCTCCTGGAGGTCCTCAACTCCATCGGCGTGCGCACCCGCTGGATCAACGACGGCGTGGACCTGGAGCTGATCCCGCCGGCCCGCCTCGACATGGAGGCCATGGACGCGGACGCGGCCCGCCGGACCCGGAGCATCATCATGTTCCTGGGCCCGCTGCTGCACCGGACGGAAACCTTCCGCCTGCCCTACGCAGGTGGCTGCGACCTCGGCACCCGCACCATCGAGCCGCACATGATCGCCCTGCGCCGCTTCGGCCTGGACATCACCGCGACCGAGGGCATCTACCACGCGAAGGTCGTACCGGGGATCTCCCCGGACCGCCCGATCGTGCTGACCGAGCGCGGGGACACGGTCACCGAGAACGCGCTGCTGGCCGCGGCCCGGCACGACGGCGTGACCGTCATCCGCAACGCCTCCTCCAACTACATGGTCCAGGACCTGTGCTTCTTCCTGGAGGCCCTGGGCGTCCGGGTCGACGGCGTCGGCACCACCACGCTCACCGTCCACGGCGTCCCGAGCATCGACGTGGACGTGGACTACTCCCCCTCCGAGGACCCGGTCGAGGCGATGAGCCTGCTCGCCGCCGCGGTCGTCACGGAGTCGGAGCTCACCATCCGCCGGGTGCCGATCGAGTTCATGGAGATCGAGCTCGCGGTCCTGGAGGAGATGGGCCTGGACCACGACCGCTCGGCGGAGTACACCGCCGACAACGGCCGCACCCGCCTGGTCGACCTCACGGTCCGCCCCTCGAAGCTCGAAGCCCCGATCGACAAGATCCACCCCATGCCGTTCCCCGGGCTGAACATCGACAACGTCCCCTTCTTCGCCGCCATCGCCGCCGTGGCCCAGGGCCAGACCCTGATCCACGACTGGGTGTACGACAACCGGGCCATCTACCTGACGGACCTGAACCGCCTCGGCGGCCGCCTCCAGCTCCTCGACCCCCACCGCGTCCTGGTCGAGGGCCCCACGCGCTGGCGCGCGGCGGAAATGATGTGCCCGCCGGCCCTGCGCCCGGCGGTGGTCGTCCTCCTGGCGATGATGGCCGCCGAGGGCACCTCGGTCCTGCGCAACGTCTACGTGATCAACCGCGGCTACGAGGAACTGGCCGAGCGCCTCAACTCGGTGGGCGCGCAGATCGAGATCTTCCGCGACATCTAGGAGCCGGTACGGGCGCTGACGCGCCGTCAACCGGGTGAGCCCACACGTGAGGCCCCCTCACTCCTCATGGAGGGTGAGGGGGCCTCAGTCCTGCGGCCCGCGGTGGCGATGGAGGCCGTCGCGCTCGGCGCCGGCCGTCGGCGAGCCGCGCACGTCGACCCGGACGCCCCGCGGCCGATCCTCGAAGGGGACGGCTACGCCTGGCAGCCCGTGACCGCCGTCGAGAACCACGCCGCCGCCCTGCGGTTCCTCCACCCGCCCCTTCCGGCCCCTCCCTCGCGACCGGTACCGCCGGGCGGCCCGACGGCCCCGGGCACCGGCCGCCACCGCCGAACCTGAGCAACACACCCGGCCCCGGAGGCAACTCGACGGAAGAGGCCACGCGACACAGTCCGGGCCGATAGCTTGCGAAGCCCCCCGCCCTGACAGGTCTCGTCGGCGCGGGGCTTCGCCGTCTCGGATGCCGTACACACCGGCACCGCTTCGGCACCTTGTGTAATCTCGGCGCGCCCATGACACGGATTGCCAGAAGGACGGCCTGTGACCTACCCGCCTCCGTACCCTTACCCGCCCGCGCCCGCCCCGGACCGGCGGCGCTGGTGGCAGCACCCGGCGCTGATCATCCCGCTCCTGGTCATCCTGCCGCCCGTCGGCATCGTCCTCGTCTGGACGAGCCGCTGGAAGAGCGCTCCGAAGATCCTCAGCACCATCGTGGCCGGGGCCTGGATGATCGCCCCGTTCCTGGGTGACCCGCCGGAGAAGACCGGGGCCGACGCCAAGCCGAAGGCCGCGGCCGTCGCACCGGCCGCCCCGTCGGCGTCGCCGGCGCCCAGCCCCTCCGGGCCCCCCGACTTCGTCGGGAAGAACCTCAAGGACGCCCAGAGCGCGGCACAGACAGCCGGGTTCCACTCGATTTCGCACGACGCGGGCCCCGGTGACTCCGGGCAGTGGTCCGACGGCAACTGGAAGGTCTGCTTCCAAGTCCTCGCGGACAAGCCGGTCGGCAAGCAGCCCACGATCGACTTCGCCGTGACCCGGAACGAGTGGCCGTGCCCGGCCAAGGACGGCGACCCGATCCCGTATCCCAAGATGCCGAAGGTCGTCGGCCAGGACTACGCGAAGGCGCAGGAGACCCTGAAGCCCCTCGGGCTCCAGAAGATCGAACCGCAGAGCGCCTACACCGACGTCACCCTCCCGGGAGACCCGGCCAGTTGGACCGTCTGCTTCCAGGAACCGGAAGAGGGCAAGGAGGTCCAGTACCCGAAGACCACGACGGCGTACCTGTCCCTGACCGCCCCGGGCACCGACTGCCCGGCCGCCAAGTACACCAAGCTGCACCCCGACCCGACCCGGCCGCCGGTCGGCGACGATGACGACAACGACGGCTCCGGGGGCTCGTCCTCCACCGGCGGCTCCTCCGGCAGCGGCGGCAGCGGCGGCAGCGCAGGCACCATCACTCCCGGCGCCTTCTGCTCGAACTCGGGGTCGACGGGCGTCAGCCAGAAGGGCGTCGTCTACACCTGCCGGGACAGGCACTGGCGCCGCTGAAGGACCCTTCGACGCGAGGGCGGCCGGCGGCGGACCGCGCCGACCGGACCGGGGCCCGCCCCCGGTCCGGTCGGCGCCCAGGCGGCGAACCTTTCGTCTCCGTCTCATTTTTCGTCAACACTGGTCGCAGATTCAACCTTCTGGGTATCTTGATCGCCGTTCAAGGAGCACTCACGACCCAGGAGTTCCCGATGGCCATGTCGCCCCGCAGCAAGCCGAAGACCATGAGAACGCGCTACAGGGGCGCCCTCACCGTCATCGCCGCCGTCCTGACGCTCGCCGCCTGCGACCCGGCCACCCCGGCCGGCACCCCGAGCACCAGCGCCGCCGTCACGGCCAGTACGAGCGCCGGCCCGTCCGCGGTCGCGACC is a window encoding:
- a CDS encoding LacI family DNA-binding transcriptional regulator, with product MPEHPPAPGPTLADIARAAEVSTATVSHALNGTGRLGASTRRRVREVAGALGYGARRGPRTRSLGVAVTTYAGDAWDFVGIAYFSRLITAATSAAHARGYALTTLPADRGAEPLWHTLAVDGMLLLDTPAGDPVLRALRARGLPVVFDGRPPDPWPGDVWVDNDHTATTREVLDHLAASGARRIALHSGYGREFYTGAVTRAYEQWCAERGLAPLLVPFDPDDTAGHAFDPAFAGPDRPDAVYCVYDPGGRQVLAAAARHGFRIPGTPGGPGPGGLLLVCASEDPAYAATEPAVTTVTLNPERIAASAVSVLVNLIESGHAEPPGQLTVPAGLRVRASSLPPDMY
- a CDS encoding DUF6087 family protein; protein product: MEGEGASVLRPAVAMEAVALGAGRRRAAHVDPDAPRPILEGDGYAWQPVTAVENHAAALRFLHPPLPAPPSRPVPPGGPTAPGTGRHRRT
- a CDS encoding MarR family winged helix-turn-helix transcriptional regulator, which produces MTTEENGPLVPARLRELPSRLLGQASTHAQRLVSEGLSGADARTWHYAALVALEESGPASQATLSARTGIHRSDLVAVINELAARELVERTPDPEDRRRNVVTLTPPGRRQLRKLEQILTAVQDELLAPLTAQEREQLTRLLGRIVDHHAYGDPVMRPDGR
- the acnA gene encoding aconitate hydratase AcnA; its protein translation is MSANSFDARSTLQVGDESYEIFKLDKVEGSARLPYSLKVLLENLLRTEDGANITADHIRSLGNWDSQAQPSEEIQFTPARVIMQDFTGVPCVVDLATMREAVKALGGDPAKINPLSPAEMVIDHSVIADKFGTKDAFAQNVELEYGRNKERYQFLRWGQTAFDDFKVVPPGTGIVHQVNIEHLARTVMVRNGQAYPDTLVGTDSHTTMVNGLGVLGWGVGGIEAEAAMLGQPVSMLIPRVVGFKLTGELPTGTTATDLVLTITEMLRKHGVVGKFVEFYGEGVAATSLANRATIGNMSPEFGSTAAIFPIDDETLKYLRLTGRDAQQVALVEAYAKEQGLWLDPAAEPDFSEKLELDLSTVVPSIAGPKRPQDRIILANAAQQFAQDVRNYVEDDDEAGKESFPASDAPAATNGVPSRPTQVTLADGTSFEIDHGAVTVAAITSCTNTSNPYVMVAAALVAKKAVEKGLSRKPWVKTTLAPGSKVVTDYFDKAGLTPYLDKMGFNLVGYGCTTCIGNSGPLDEEISKAINEHDLAVTSVLSGNRNFEGRINPDVKMNYLASPPLVVAYAIAGSMKVDITKDAIGTDTEGKPVFLQDIWPSEAEVNDVVANAIGEDMFSKSYQDVFAGDAQWQALSIPTGNTFEWDPQSTYVRKPPYFEGMTMETTPVSDIAGARVLAKLGDSVTTDHISPAGAIKADTPAGKYLTEHGVERRDFNSYGSRRGNHEVMIRGTFANIRLRNQIAPGTEGGFTRDFTVEGAPVSFIYDASQNYQAAGIPLVILAGKEYGSGSSRDWAAKGTALLGVKAVIAESYERIHRSNLIGMGVLPLQFPEGATAASLGLTGEETFSFTGVEELNNGTTPRTVKVTTDTGVEFDAVVRIDTPGEADYYRNGGIMQFVLRNLIRG
- a CDS encoding helix-turn-helix domain-containing protein, producing the protein MADDYLVRIGKLIRDARQHRGWTQSQLADALGTSQSAVNRIERGNQNISLEMIARIGEALDSEIVSLGYAGPMHLRVVGGRRLSGAIDVKTSKNACVALLCASLLNKGRTVLRRVARIEEVYRLLEVLNSIGVRTRWINDGVDLELIPPARLDMEAMDADAARRTRSIIMFLGPLLHRTETFRLPYAGGCDLGTRTIEPHMIALRRFGLDITATEGIYHAKVVPGISPDRPIVLTERGDTVTENALLAAARHDGVTVIRNASSNYMVQDLCFFLEALGVRVDGVGTTTLTVHGVPSIDVDVDYSPSEDPVEAMSLLAAAVVTESELTIRRVPIEFMEIELAVLEEMGLDHDRSAEYTADNGRTRLVDLTVRPSKLEAPIDKIHPMPFPGLNIDNVPFFAAIAAVAQGQTLIHDWVYDNRAIYLTDLNRLGGRLQLLDPHRVLVEGPTRWRAAEMMCPPALRPAVVVLLAMMAAEGTSVLRNVYVINRGYEELAERLNSVGAQIEIFRDI
- a CDS encoding amidohydrolase, translated to MTSSSHLSRRGLLAAAGITGVAGAAGLLGAAPASASPAPSASSSTARGSAALVVHNASVFTGTGGRAHVEAVAVGRDGRILATGTNAALRRHVGRDTEVVDARGNTVMSGIHDGHVHPLGAGERSLSPSLEGAETTLAELQEILTGFLADTGGAGAEPDRWLVVEDWNPVGLLPTGTNPHHTMLDALPTRRPIALVGGDGHNLWANQRALDIAGITAATPDPVGGKVVKGADGRPTGVLKDDAQGLVRRHVPEPTRADLVAACAKVLELAAASGVTTMMDALVGRHELELYQALSAAGKLPQRIVPAIRLEAEQTKDPAGSLAYARGLRREFSGVRGLRFGMVKVFLDGVIEYPAQTAALLKPYLDGQGRPTGNRGELYTSAADYGRLSAAFNRAGWQMHAHGLGDRAVRTALDGYAYAKRVTGLRDARNAVAHLQLVDPADLRRFAQLGVTACMQLQWAAKDTWTMEALLPYIGPERHRWMYPARSLEKAGARLSGGSDWPVDALQVWNQLRTAIDRQGAFGAGPLYRELEGLGREAVLRMHTSGTAWQLRQEELTGTVEPGRAADLVVLDRDVTRCAVADISGTGVRMTLVGGRVVHDADSASGKAASARVAGAASGPRPASYATVHAGGRHHTCKH
- the ngcE gene encoding N-acetylglucosamine/diacetylchitobiose ABC transporter substrate-binding protein, encoding MGSTGEGLGRRDLIKRSAALGLITVPTMSFLSACASGGEENSTKGPAKAPVTKENPFGVGKGGKLDVVVFKGGFGDDYAKAWEAAFDKKWGTTSSHLGTQEITAKLQPRFNGGNPPDVVDDSGAQQIKLDVLAKGDQLADLTAVLDAPSLDDPSKKVRDTLVEGAYEQGLQGGKFVVLKYVYAVFGFWYSGKLFKDKGWTPPKTWDEFLAVCTQAKEAGIGGLAHQGKFPYYINVVIMDLIAKKGGLEAMKAIDNLEPNAFEGNPAALAAVEAVYEVVEKGLLMPGTNGLTHTESQTAWNQYKAAFIPSGSWLENEQLKQTPEDFDMKFLPMPLLADSKLPFEAIRAGVDEPFIVPEKAANKAAGLEFLRSMLSREWSTIFAQQANSLTVVKDGVDPSVKLRPGTQSAVDALKAAGGNTFSYRYPDWYSEMDSEIQNASNELMAQRIQPKEWIKRAQAAVDKAAKDPNAKNNKRV
- a CDS encoding haloalkane dehalogenase → MPTIDVLDSTMYYEDRGDARARTGGVPFVFLHGNPTSSHLWRGVLPRIGGGVRVLAPDLIGMGRSGKPGGAYRFEDHARYLDAWFDALGLDEVVLVGQDWGGALAFDRAARHPGRVRGIAFMETIVRPLTWAQYPPAARARFEAIRTPGVGEEMVLDRNIFIEDSIGQTVLRPMPEADHAVYAAPYPTRESRLPLLRWARSLPIDGAPADVHAVVEEYDAWLADSPEVPKLLLTFDGSPALMTGPETVAWCEENVSALETEYCGRAAHLCPEDRPEEIAAALNAWAARHGLAEG